Below is a window of Spelaeicoccus albus DNA.
CGTTGACCGACGTCCTCGACCCGTTGCTCTTTCGCGGCAAACGTATTCGCGCGGCGTTGTGCGTGTGGGGATACCAGTTGGCCGCGGCCGCGGCAGGCACGCACCGTGAATCCCCGCTACCGGCGGAGTTGGTCCGTGCCGCCACCTCGTTGGAGCTGTTGCACCTCTCCGCGTTGATCCACGACGACATGATGGACGGATCGGACACGCGGCGCGGTCAACCGACCATCCACCGCCGGTTCGAAGCGTTCCATGACGAACACGAGTTCAGCGGCAATGCGGAAGGGTTCGGCTCGGCCGGTGCACTCATTGCCGGCGACCTGTGCCTGGGCTGGAGCATGTCGATGTTCTCGTCGTGCGGGATGGAGCGCGCTGCGTCGCCCGCCGTGCTGAACATTGTCGATCGGATGCGCTCGGACGTGATGATCGGGCAATATCTCGACATGCTCGGCGAAACGCGTCCGCTGCCGGACGACAAGTCCATTGGCGCGGCCCGTACCGTCGTGAAGTACAAGTCGGCGAAATACTCCGTCGAGCATCCGCTCTTGCTGGGTGCCGCCTTGGCCGGCGCCGACGAGCAGCTGTTGCACACGATCTCGTCGTTCGGAATGCCGCTCGGCGAAGCGTTCCAGTTGCGCGACGACGTCCTCGGCGTGTTCGGCGACCCGCACCAGACCGGCAAACCGGCTGGTGACGATCTTCGCTCCGGCAAGCGGACGGTCATGATCGCTTATACGCGCGCCGGAGCCTCTGCGGCCGAAAAGCGCACGGTTGACGCGATGTTGGGCGATCCGGACCTGAACGAGGACGACGTGTCGTACCTCCGCGGCGTGATCGAGCGCAGCGGCGGACTGGCCCGCACGGAGCAGCTGATGACGAACTTGGCGCAAACGGCACGCAGTGCGCTGTCCGAACTGCCGCCCGAGACCGCCGAGGTGACGGCGACGCTGGAGGCCTTCAGCCACGAGTTGACCGGCCGGAAGTCTTAGGAGCGTTTTCGCTCAGCCCGCCGCAACCGCCACAGCCGCAGTCCACTACAGCCGCAGCCCCCGCAGCAGTCCGCCACAGCCCACTACAGCCGCCGAGTGGTGGCGAATGGCTGCGAAATCGCTGATTTCGCAGCCATTCGCCACCACTCGGGGAGGCGGCCCAGCCATTCGCCACCACTCGAGGGGGCGGGGGCGGAGCTAAAGGGCGAGCGCTTGGGCGCGCCGGCGGATCTCCGTTTTGACCCCGCGGCGCAATGCGTCGATCGGCGTTCCGGGCAGCGAGTCGTCGTCGGTGAACAGCCACTCGATGCTTTCGGCATCGGTGAGTCCCGAGTCCGAGAGCACAGTCAACGTGCCCTTCAGATTCTTGACGACGGCGCCGCCGGCAATGAATGCGGCGGGCACGCTGAAGATGTTGCGTTCGGTGCGCTTCACGCCGACGATTTCGCGGACTTCGACCATCCGGCGCACCTGCGCGGCGTCGGTGCCGAGTTCGTCGGCCAGATCGGGAACCGTCAGCCATTCGGGAACCAGGGCGTCCAGGGACTTGATATCAACCACCCCTTCAGGTTGCCTTACCGGCCGCGACTCGCGCTACCCGGCCCGGAGACTCGCCGGGCCGGCACTGCCCGGAAATGACAGGGAATTCACAGCGACTCGGGTACCTTGAAAACACCTATTGCCATACTTCCCCTGGAGTTAGGTCAGTAATGAATACACAGCGTGACGCGCGAATGATCCGGAATTCGGCTCTTCGTCGGAGGTCCGGCGGCGCACTCGCCACCACGCCGTTAATGGTTGCCGCGATGCTCAGCGCCGGCGCCGGACACGCACCGCCGCATACCGACAAGGCTCCCGACACGCCCGAACCTGCGGCGTGGACGGCGATCCCCCGGGCCGTGCCTGCGGACGACGACGAGACCGTCCAAACCGCGTCCTGGTCCCCGGTGGGCGCCGCGGACGACGAAACTCCCGCGGCGCAGCCCGCAACGGAGTCCAGCCCTTTCGCATT
It encodes the following:
- a CDS encoding polyprenyl synthetase family protein produces the protein MTASLTEIRELVDAQLHEFLEARSREATAVSADAATLTDVLDPLLFRGKRIRAALCVWGYQLAAAAAGTHRESPLPAELVRAATSLELLHLSALIHDDMMDGSDTRRGQPTIHRRFEAFHDEHEFSGNAEGFGSAGALIAGDLCLGWSMSMFSSCGMERAASPAVLNIVDRMRSDVMIGQYLDMLGETRPLPDDKSIGAARTVVKYKSAKYSVEHPLLLGAALAGADEQLLHTISSFGMPLGEAFQLRDDVLGVFGDPHQTGKPAGDDLRSGKRTVMIAYTRAGASAAEKRTVDAMLGDPDLNEDDVSYLRGVIERSGGLARTEQLMTNLAQTARSALSELPPETAEVTATLEAFSHELTGRKS
- a CDS encoding Rv2175c family DNA-binding protein; the encoded protein is MKSLDALVPEWLTVPDLADELGTDAAQVRRMVEVREIVGVKRTERNIFSVPAAFIAGGAVVKNLKGTLTVLSDSGLTDAESIEWLFTDDDSLPGTPIDALRRGVKTEIRRRAQALAL